From Oncorhynchus nerka isolate Pitt River linkage group LG1, Oner_Uvic_2.0, whole genome shotgun sequence, the proteins below share one genomic window:
- the LOC115126656 gene encoding inhibitor of growth protein 1-like isoform X1 codes for MLNPANGDPVHVVTNYVEEYLDLVESLPFDLQRSVSLMKEIDAKYQDVLQELDDAYERYRRESDPLQRRRMQLSIQRALISSQELGDEKIQIAGQMVELVENRSRQVDWHSELLHTSQEIPEIHVPTSTAMTTTTASVSTSAVTTTPGKVGHHDKRRDEATPGSVGGGEKSGGKRSRRQKNGENRESYGGMDHVDEAGMGAAREKRAKMSSSKKKKRSKGKSEREVSPPDLPIDPDEPTYCLCEQVSYGEMIGCDNDECPIEWFHFSCVGLHHKPKGKWFCPKCRGENEKIMDKALERVKKERAYNR; via the exons ATGCTAAATCCGGCAAACGGTGACCCGGTCCACGTCGTTACAAATTATGTGGAAGAATATTTGGACTTGGTCGAATCACTACCATTCGACCTACAGAGGAGCGTGTCTCTTATGAAAGAAATTGACGCAAAATACCAAG ATGTCCTGCAGGAGCTGGATGATGCTTATGAGCGCTACCGTCGGGAGTCCGACCCTCTCCAGCGGCGCAGAATGCAGCTGTCCATCCAGAGAGCTCTCATCAGCAGCCAGGAGCTAGGAGATGAGAAGATCCAAATTGCTGGGCAGATG GTGGAATTGGTGGAGAACCGTAGCCGGCAGGTGGACTGGCATTCTGAGCTCCTCCACACCTCCCAGGAGATCCCAGAGATCCATGTACCCACATCAACTGCTATGACGACGACTACAGCCTCCGTGTCAACGTCAGCAGTGACAACCACACCGGGCAAAGTGGGTCACCACGACAAGAGGCGTGACGAGGCAACGCCAGGCTCAGTCGGTGGAGGGGAAAAGTCTGGCGGGAAACGTTCACGGCGGCAGAAGAACGGAGAGAACCGGGAGAGCTATGGAGGCATGGATCATGTTGATGAGGCGGGCATGGGGGCAGCCAGGGAAAAGAGGGCCAAAATGTCATCgtccaagaagaagaagaggtcAAAGGGCAAATCAGAGAGGGAGGTGTCACCCCCAGACCTGCCCATCGACCCAGATGAGCCCACCTACTGCCTGTGTGAACAGGTGTCTTACGGCGAGATGATTGGCTGTGATAACGACGAGTGTCCCATTGAGTGGTTCCACTTCTCCTGTGTGGGGCTACATCACAAGCCCAAGGGGAAGTGGTTCTGCCCCAAATGCAGGGGTGAGAATGAGAAGATCATGGACAAGGCCCTGGAGAGGGTGAAGAAGGAGAGGGCCTACAACAGGTAG
- the LOC115126656 gene encoding inhibitor of growth protein 1-like isoform X2 has protein sequence MQLSIQRALISSQELGDEKIQIAGQMVELVENRSRQVDWHSELLHTSQEIPEIHVPTSTAMTTTTASVSTSAVTTTPGKVGHHDKRRDEATPGSVGGGEKSGGKRSRRQKNGENRESYGGMDHVDEAGMGAAREKRAKMSSSKKKKRSKGKSEREVSPPDLPIDPDEPTYCLCEQVSYGEMIGCDNDECPIEWFHFSCVGLHHKPKGKWFCPKCRGENEKIMDKALERVKKERAYNR, from the exons ATGCAGCTGTCCATCCAGAGAGCTCTCATCAGCAGCCAGGAGCTAGGAGATGAGAAGATCCAAATTGCTGGGCAGATG GTGGAATTGGTGGAGAACCGTAGCCGGCAGGTGGACTGGCATTCTGAGCTCCTCCACACCTCCCAGGAGATCCCAGAGATCCATGTACCCACATCAACTGCTATGACGACGACTACAGCCTCCGTGTCAACGTCAGCAGTGACAACCACACCGGGCAAAGTGGGTCACCACGACAAGAGGCGTGACGAGGCAACGCCAGGCTCAGTCGGTGGAGGGGAAAAGTCTGGCGGGAAACGTTCACGGCGGCAGAAGAACGGAGAGAACCGGGAGAGCTATGGAGGCATGGATCATGTTGATGAGGCGGGCATGGGGGCAGCCAGGGAAAAGAGGGCCAAAATGTCATCgtccaagaagaagaagaggtcAAAGGGCAAATCAGAGAGGGAGGTGTCACCCCCAGACCTGCCCATCGACCCAGATGAGCCCACCTACTGCCTGTGTGAACAGGTGTCTTACGGCGAGATGATTGGCTGTGATAACGACGAGTGTCCCATTGAGTGGTTCCACTTCTCCTGTGTGGGGCTACATCACAAGCCCAAGGGGAAGTGGTTCTGCCCCAAATGCAGGGGTGAGAATGAGAAGATCATGGACAAGGCCCTGGAGAGGGTGAAGAAGGAGAGGGCCTACAACAGGTAG
- the naxd gene encoding ATP-dependent (S)-NAD(P)H-hydrate dehydratase isoform X2, with translation MLAISTRGFLWSDVETRTLLNIWGEQDIQTALDGNFRNSHVYRDVARRLGEMGFERTPEQCRVRIKSLKRQFLLAKEGNLRNNGQYHKICKFYDAMERILSSRPQIDPQELLDSGAVGDETMDGTEEEEDTDPPQHPYLESTGECSYPETQVKMEYPPIPIPVTVGNGTTVRQTSSSQSASGPSSSRPKRPKKRHADLPLDSLMERFLEQSAEAEQSFYQLEEQRLQVEDRRREAEHARELHMLQVLGQMFSSIATRNPVAPATTAMPPARNTMESTMQPGVPMSASSHMMRGRSCHLRVRSPQSQAEWPSYHTQPQSNAGSQTLVIERSFSLGTAARTGMDDILPLVKNIVPPLTSKKHKGQDGRIGIIGGCQEYTGAPYFAAISALKVGADLSHVFCTKDAAIVIKSYSPELIVHPVLDSPNAVEEIEKWLPRLHSLVVGPGLGRDDKLLKNAKEVIEKSKARDIPIVIDAYHEPLDSSDHQRSAMELSVAMGNLTVVLKGEEDLITDGNKVILCRQEGSGRRCGGQGDLLSGSLGVLAHWAYASSADMTKSVNPSVVAAFGACSLTRQCNKQAFHKHGRATTTTDMIQEISSAFKKLFES, from the exons ATGCTCGCCATTTCAACACGGGGCTTTCTGTGGTCGGATGTCGAGACCAGAACCTTGCTTAACATCTGGGGCGAGCAGGACATCCAGACAGCGTTGGATGGAAACTTCAGAAACAGTCATGTCTACCGCGACGTCGCCCGAAGGTTGGGAGAGATGGGGTTCGAAAGAACCCCAGAGCAGTGTAGGGTGCGAATCAAAAGTCTGAAAAGGCAGTTCCTCCTGGCCAAGGAGGGCAACCTGAGGAACAATGGACAATACCACAAGATCTGCAAATTCTACGATGCCATGGAGAGGATCCTGAGCAGCCGTCCCCAGATTGACCCCCAGGAGCTGCTAGACAGTGGGGCTGTGGGGGATGAGACCATGGATgggacagaggaggaagaggacacaGACCCTCCACAGCACCCATACCTGGAGAGCACAGGggaatgctcttatccagagacccAAGTGAAGATGGAATACCCTCCCATCCCTATCCCTGTGACCGTGGGAAATG GCACCACAGTCAGACAGACCAGCAGCAGCCAGTCAGCTAGTGGGCCCTCCTCCAGCCGACCCAAGCGGCCCAAGAAGCGGCACGCCGACCTGCCCCTGGACAGTCTGATGGAGCGATTCCTGGAGCAGAGTGCTGAGGCCGAGCAGAGCTTCTACCAGTTGGAGGAGCAGCGTCTGCAGGTCGAGGACCGGCGACGAGAGGCTGAACATGCCCGCGAGCTCCACATGCTCCAGGTGTTGGGACAGATGTTCTCCAGCATTGCTACCAGAAACCCTGTCGCCCCCGCAACCACAGCAATGCCGCCTGCTCGGAATACCATGGAGTCTACCATGCAGCCCGGTGTGCCGATGTCCGCCTCCAGCCATATGATGCGTGGTCGTTCGTGTCACCTCCGAGTCCGCTCGCCCCAATCCCAGGCTGAGTGGCCCAGCTACCACACTCAGCCACAGTCCAACGCAGGTTCTCAGACTTTAG tCATCGAGCGCTCCTTCTCCCTTGGGACAGCCGCACGCACAGGCATGGATGATATCCTTCCACTGGTGAAAAATATAGTCCCTCCATTGACATCTAAAAAGCACAAAGGCCAAGACGGGCGGATTGGGATTATTGGGGGATGTCAAGA GTATACAGGAGCTCCGTACTTTGCTGCTATTTCTGCATTGAAAGTG GGGGCCGACCTGTCACACGTGTTCTGCACTAAAGACGCAGCGATAGTGATCAAATCCTACAGTCCGGAGCTCATAGTTCATCCTGTGCT GGACAGCCCCAATGCAGTGGAGGAGATAGAGAAATGGCTCCCCAGACTCCATAGCCTGGTGGTGGGACCGGGGCTAGGCAGAGATGACAAGCTGCTGAAAAACGCCAAG GAAGTAATTGAGAAGTCCAAAGCAAGAGATATCCCTATAGTTATTGATGCA TACCATGAGCCTCTGGATAGCAGTGACCATCAGAGGAGTGCCATGGAGCTCAGTGTTGCCATGGGCAACCTGACCGTGGTGCTCAAGGGGGAGGAAGACCTAATCACCGACGGTAACAAGG TGATCTTGTGCAGACAGGAGGGCAGCGGGAGGCGGTGTGGGGGGCAAGGAGACCTCCTATCTGGCTCTCTGGGAGTGCTGGCACACTGGGCATACGCCTCCTCAGCAGACATGACCAAAAG TGTGAACCCATCAGTGGTGGCAGCTTTTGGGGCCTGTTCTCTGACCAGACAGTGTAACAAACAGGCCTTTCACAAACATGGCcgagccaccaccaccacagacatgATCCAGGAGATCAGCTCTGCCTTCAAAAAACTATTTGAGAGCTGA
- the naxd gene encoding ATP-dependent (S)-NAD(P)H-hydrate dehydratase isoform X1: MLAISTRGFLWSDVETRTLLNIWGEQDIQTALDGNFRNSHVYRDVARRLGEMGFERTPEQCRVRIKSLKRQFLLAKEGNLRNNGQYHKICKFYDAMERILSSRPQIDPQELLDSGAVGDETMDGTEEEEDTDPPQHPYLESTGECSYPETQVKMEYPPIPIPVTVGNGTTVRQTSSSQSASGPSSSRPKRPKKRHADLPLDSLMERFLEQSAEAEQSFYQLEEQRLQVEDRRREAEHARELHMLQVLGQMFSSIATRNPVAPATTAMPPARNTMESTMQPGVPMSASSHMMRGRSCHLRVRSPQSQAEWPSYHTQPQSNAGSQTLVIERSFSLGTAARTGMDDILPLVKNIVPPLTSKKHKGQDGRIGIIGGCQEYTGAPYFAAISALKVGADLSHVFCTKDAAIVIKSYSPELIVHPVLDSPNAVEEIEKWLPRLHSLVVGPGLGRDDKLLKNAKEVIEKSKARDIPIVIDADGLWLVAQQPSVIQGYQKGILTPNYMEFTRLYEAMYHEPLDSSDHQRSAMELSVAMGNLTVVLKGEEDLITDGNKVILCRQEGSGRRCGGQGDLLSGSLGVLAHWAYASSADMTKSVNPSVVAAFGACSLTRQCNKQAFHKHGRATTTTDMIQEISSAFKKLFES; this comes from the exons ATGCTCGCCATTTCAACACGGGGCTTTCTGTGGTCGGATGTCGAGACCAGAACCTTGCTTAACATCTGGGGCGAGCAGGACATCCAGACAGCGTTGGATGGAAACTTCAGAAACAGTCATGTCTACCGCGACGTCGCCCGAAGGTTGGGAGAGATGGGGTTCGAAAGAACCCCAGAGCAGTGTAGGGTGCGAATCAAAAGTCTGAAAAGGCAGTTCCTCCTGGCCAAGGAGGGCAACCTGAGGAACAATGGACAATACCACAAGATCTGCAAATTCTACGATGCCATGGAGAGGATCCTGAGCAGCCGTCCCCAGATTGACCCCCAGGAGCTGCTAGACAGTGGGGCTGTGGGGGATGAGACCATGGATgggacagaggaggaagaggacacaGACCCTCCACAGCACCCATACCTGGAGAGCACAGGggaatgctcttatccagagacccAAGTGAAGATGGAATACCCTCCCATCCCTATCCCTGTGACCGTGGGAAATG GCACCACAGTCAGACAGACCAGCAGCAGCCAGTCAGCTAGTGGGCCCTCCTCCAGCCGACCCAAGCGGCCCAAGAAGCGGCACGCCGACCTGCCCCTGGACAGTCTGATGGAGCGATTCCTGGAGCAGAGTGCTGAGGCCGAGCAGAGCTTCTACCAGTTGGAGGAGCAGCGTCTGCAGGTCGAGGACCGGCGACGAGAGGCTGAACATGCCCGCGAGCTCCACATGCTCCAGGTGTTGGGACAGATGTTCTCCAGCATTGCTACCAGAAACCCTGTCGCCCCCGCAACCACAGCAATGCCGCCTGCTCGGAATACCATGGAGTCTACCATGCAGCCCGGTGTGCCGATGTCCGCCTCCAGCCATATGATGCGTGGTCGTTCGTGTCACCTCCGAGTCCGCTCGCCCCAATCCCAGGCTGAGTGGCCCAGCTACCACACTCAGCCACAGTCCAACGCAGGTTCTCAGACTTTAG tCATCGAGCGCTCCTTCTCCCTTGGGACAGCCGCACGCACAGGCATGGATGATATCCTTCCACTGGTGAAAAATATAGTCCCTCCATTGACATCTAAAAAGCACAAAGGCCAAGACGGGCGGATTGGGATTATTGGGGGATGTCAAGA GTATACAGGAGCTCCGTACTTTGCTGCTATTTCTGCATTGAAAGTG GGGGCCGACCTGTCACACGTGTTCTGCACTAAAGACGCAGCGATAGTGATCAAATCCTACAGTCCGGAGCTCATAGTTCATCCTGTGCT GGACAGCCCCAATGCAGTGGAGGAGATAGAGAAATGGCTCCCCAGACTCCATAGCCTGGTGGTGGGACCGGGGCTAGGCAGAGATGACAAGCTGCTGAAAAACGCCAAG GAAGTAATTGAGAAGTCCAAAGCAAGAGATATCCCTATAGTTATTGATGCA GATGGGCTGTGGCTGGTTGCTCAGCAGCCATCAGTCATCCAAGGGTACCAGAAGGGCATCCTGACTCCCAACTACATGGAGTTCACCCGGTTGTATGAGGCTATG TACCATGAGCCTCTGGATAGCAGTGACCATCAGAGGAGTGCCATGGAGCTCAGTGTTGCCATGGGCAACCTGACCGTGGTGCTCAAGGGGGAGGAAGACCTAATCACCGACGGTAACAAGG TGATCTTGTGCAGACAGGAGGGCAGCGGGAGGCGGTGTGGGGGGCAAGGAGACCTCCTATCTGGCTCTCTGGGAGTGCTGGCACACTGGGCATACGCCTCCTCAGCAGACATGACCAAAAG TGTGAACCCATCAGTGGTGGCAGCTTTTGGGGCCTGTTCTCTGACCAGACAGTGTAACAAACAGGCCTTTCACAAACATGGCcgagccaccaccaccacagacatgATCCAGGAGATCAGCTCTGCCTTCAAAAAACTATTTGAGAGCTGA